Genomic DNA from Streptomyces sp. GS7:
TTCCACCAGTGGGTTTCGGAGAATGCCGCAGCCTTCCGCTGAGGCACCCGTCCCGGAGCACACTCACGCGGGCTCAGTTGGGACGCTCGCGTGTATGCCGAGAGGGGGAAGGCCGACAACCCGTCAGAGGGTGGCCGGCCGTCGAGGCCATGGCATCAGAGGTCAGCCCGTCTTGGCAGGCCCTCCCCCTGGCGGCCGGGGCCGGCCAACGGTGGGAGGCGGTGCGGGTTTCGATGATGGTGCCGTTGAAGCTCAGCCGGTCGAACGAGAACTGTGCAGCGTCGGCGAGCGCGCGGTCAGAACCAGTGCAGGCAGTGCGGGGAGCGCTCGGCGCGGAAGAGGGCGTCGGCGAGGGTGGCAGCGCCCAGGCGGTGGGCCCGGATGTGTCCGGCACGCACGAGCGTGCTCGGGGCGGTGCCGCCGAGGTAGACCGAGCCCAGGTCGCTCACGTCCAGGGACAGGTCGGGCTCCCGGTCCGTCGGGACGCAGTCGGCCTTGCTGTCCTGGACGGTCAGCAGGTAGCGGCCGTGTTCGCCGAGGAACGGGTCGTCGACGTCGAGGACGAGTTCGCCGTCCGTGAACCAGCCGCGCGCGGTCAGCGCGCGTGGGACGTCCAGCAGCCGCACCCAGAGCCAGTCGGTGCCGTCGCTCACCTGGCCGGCGCGGAGGTCCGCGAGCTGCCAGCGCAGCGGGTGCTCGGGCGGGACGTGCTTGAACACGACCTGGGTGACGAGGTCGTGTCCGAGCACGAACCGGGCCAGGGCCGTGAAGACGGCGTCGTCGGTGGCGATGGTCTCGTCGACCGTCAGGGTGCCGGACTCGACCGAGTAGCTGGCGTACCCGTTCGGGGCTCCGTCGGCGTCACGGTGTACGGCGACGCGGCGCGGCGCCGGAGAGACCGGGGGCTGCCCCGCGCCCAAGGCCCACCAGCGGTGCGGCCGGGACAACGCGCCGGGCTGTGCGCGGCGGTACCGGTCGTAGACCTCTTCCAGGATCTCGCCGCACTCGGCACGCGGTAGCAGCTGGACCGTGCCGGTGTCCGAACCGGTCGCCACGGCGCCGGCCGTTCCGCGCGCCCGGGGGAAGGCGAAGGCGGCCTGGTGGCGTGGCACCGTCAGCCGCTGTGTGTAGGTCGCCGGTCCGTAGCCGAACCTGCCGTAGATCAGGGCCTCGGAGGCCAGCAGTACGGAGAGGAACTCCCCTCGGGCCCGGAGTTCGGTGAGCTGATGCCGCATCATCGCGCTGAGCACGCCCTGGCGTCGGTGCGAGGGCAGGACACCGACGGCGCTCACCCCGGAGGCCGGGGCGAGGATCTCACCGGGCAGGGTGAGCTCGAAGGAGTACGCACCGGCGGTGCCGACCGGCCGCCCGTCCGCCGCCATGGCGAGCAGGTTGCGGTCCATTTCGAGCGCCGACCACCAGACCCCGCCGCCACCCTCGGCCGGGGTTTCCGGGAAGCGCCCGAACGCGGCATGAAGTGTGTCGACGAAGACGTCGAGATCCTTGTCGGTCGTCGGACGGATCTCCATAGCTGCCGCTGCCTCCCCGGGATACCGGCACCACGATTCATGGTGACCCGCCACAGTGCAGCGTTGCCCCATGGCCCGGTCAAGAGAATTACGGCTGAGCCCGCGGTGGAACTGTCGACGAGTGGGTCAATCCGCCAACTGCCCATCGCCGCCTCGTGTGTCGAGTCGGTTGCACACGGTTGCGCATGGTTGCGCGATGACCGTCCCGCACCGGCAGGGCCTGGTCAACCTGTCCGGACGGGCAACCGGTGGTGCGGTGAGTGGGGTGGGGTGAGTGGGGTGGGGTGGGGTCGGGTGGCGGGCTGGTGTCCGTGCTGGGGCAGCTTCCGGCCAGACCGGGAGGAGGGGCAGGGGACGTGGTCGGATCGATCAGGAATCGAGAAGCGCGGCACACGGAGCCGGTTCTAGCCTTCTCGTCATGGACATCACCATTCACACGAGTTCCCTGCCGCACGACGATCCGGACGCGTCGCTCGCCTTCTACCGCGACGTCCTCGGCTTCGAGGTCCGCAGCGATGTCGGTCAGGGCAGGATGCGCTGGATCACGGTCGGTCCGGCCGGTCAGCCCGACACGTCGATCCTTCTGGCGCCGCCGGCCGCCGACCCTGGAGTCACCGAGGACGAGCGCCGCACCATCGCCGAGATGATGGCCAAGGGCACCTACGGCTGGATCCTGCTGGCCACCCCGGACCTCGACGCCACGTTCGAGAAGGCGCAGGCCGGTGACGCCGAGGTCGTCCAGGAGCCGACCGAGCAGCCGTACGGCAACCGTGACTGCGCCTTCCGCGACCCCGCGGGCAACCTGGTCCGCATCCAGGAGCTGCGCTGAACCTGCGGACGGCGCTGCGGCCGTGCCGGTCGGCACCGCGACCACCTGCGAAGAAGGCGGCGCACCGTGCCGCGGTGTCCGCCCCGCCGGCCGCCCACCGGGGCCGCGTCCGCATCGGACAGGGGCCCGGAGTCCGTTCCGCTGCCGTCCGGCAGAGGCGCGACCGGCTGCTCGGCTCCGGCGCGCCGGTCCTCATCACCGAGCGCCCGGGGGGCCTTGTCCCGGCAAGCGCCCCAAGCGCTCGTAGGCGTCGACGGAAGTGGAAGAGGCAAGAAGGGAAGGGGAGTTCTGCCATGTGCCAGCCCGAGTGGCGCCGTGCACGCGTCGAGGCGCAGCGCCTGACCGATCTCGCGCGGCTGCGCCGCGTCCGCGACCGGATCGACAGGGAGTACGCACAGCCGCTGAACGTGGAGGCACTCGCCCGCGGCGTGAACATGTCCGCCGGGCACCTCAGTCGGCAGTTCCGGGCCGCCTACGGCGAGTCGCCGTACGCGTACCTGATGACGCGTCGCATCGAGCGCGCGACGGCGCTGCTGCGGCGGGGCGATCTCAGCGTCACCGAGGTCTGCTTCGCGGTCGGCTGCGCGTCCCTGGGCACGTTCACCACCCGCTTCACCGAGCTGGTCGGCATGTCGCCCGGGGCCTTCCGGCGCCGCGCGGCGGATGGGGCGCATGGGGCGCATGGGGCGGCCGACCGTGCCGATGCCGCAGGTGCGGCCGGTGATGCGGGGCCTGCGGTCACGGTGGAGGGGATGCCGGCGTGTGTGGCGAAGCAGGTGACCAGACCGGTCAGGAATCGAGAAGCCCCGGCCGCCGAGCGGCCCCTAGCGTGATGGCCATGGCAATCACCACTTCCACCGCATCCACCGCGCACCTCGCATCCGTCACCCTTGAGGTGGCCGATCCCGAGGCCGCCCACCGCTTCTCCACCGCCCTCGGAGTGGACATGCACATACGCCTGCGGGCGTCCGAGGCGCACTCCACCGGATTCCGCGGCTTCACCCTGGCGCTCACGGTGTCCCAGCCGGCCTCCGTCGACAGCTTCCTCGGCGCCGCCGTGGACGCCGGCGCCACGGTGCTGAAGCCCGCCGCGAAGTCTCTGTGGGGCTACGGCGGAGTCGTCCAGGCGCCCGACGGGACGATCTGGAAGGTCGCGACCTCGGCGAAGAAGGACACCGGCCCGGCCACCCGCGAGATCGACGAGATCGTCCTCCTGCTCGGCGTCGAGGACATGAAGGCAAGCAAGCAGTTCTACGTCGGCCGGGGTTTGACGGTGGCCAGGAGCTTCGGCGGAAAGTACACCGAGTTCGCCTCCGGCGAGGCCGGCCCCGTCAAGCTGGCGCTGTACAAGCGCCGCGGCCTGGCCAAGGACCTCGGCGTCCCCGCCGACGGCACCGGCTCGCACCGCGTCGTCCTCGGCAGCACCGCCGGCTCCTTCACCGACCCGGACGGATTCGCCTGGGAGGCCGCCACCCCGCTCACCCCCGCGCCGTCCACGGCGTCCGCACCGTCCTGACTCCCGGCCCTGACCTCCCGGCGCTCAACTCCCGCCCCGGCCTGCTCATCCCCGTACGAGAGGAAATCTGCCATGCAGCACACGAAGTCGTCTGCCGAGAACTCCGGCACGGCCGCCGAGCAGTACAACGGATTCACCGCCGAGGAGCGGGCCGCGATGAAGGAGCACGCGCAGGAGCTGAAGAAGGCGGCGGTGCGGCGCGGTTCGCGGGCGGAGAAGGAGGCGGCGGCGGAGCGGGATGTGCTCGCGAAGATCGCCGAGATGCCGGAGGCGGACCGGGTCCTCGCCGAGCGGATCCACGCCGTCGTCAAGGCCGCCGCACCGGGCCTCACGCCCAAGCTCTGGTACGGGATGCCCGCCTACGCCAGAGACGGCAAGGTCGTCTGCCACTTCCAGAGTGCGCAGAAGTTCACGTCGAGGTACGCCACGCTCGGATTCAGCGACCAGGCGGCGCTCGACGACGGCGCCATGTGGCCGACCGCCTACGCTCTGAAGGAACTCACCGCAGCCGACGAACAGCGCATCAGCGCGCTCGTGAAGAAGGCGATGGGCTGAGGTTGCTGGAGAGGCCGGAGGCCGCCGGGCAGGTCGGGGAGTGGGAACGCACAACGGCTGTGCATGTCGCTACTCTCTCCTCCCCCACGAAAGCGATCTCCCAAATCTCTGCCACCAGCGGTATGCGACATCCAGGAGACGGCCAAGGGCCCCACTCCAGGTGGCGTGGAGCCCTTGTTCTTTCACGGCGGACTATGCGCGTCTTACCACGGACCATGCGCGTCGTGCAGGTGCTTCGTGTCAGCGGATCGGCATTCCCGACAGCGTGCGGGAGATCACCAGCCGCTGGATCTCACTGGTGCCTTCGAAGATCGTGTAGATGGCGGCGTCGCGGTGCATCCGCTCGACCGGGTATTCGCGGGTGAAGCCGTTGCCGCCGAGGATCTGGACGGCCTGGGCGGTGACCTTCTTGGCGACCTCGCTGGCGTAGAGCTTGGACATGGAACCCTCGGCGGAGGTGAAGGGCTTGCCGGTGGTCGCCATCCACGAGGCGCGCCAGACCAGCAGCCGGGCGGCGTCGATCTGGGTCCGCATGTCGGCGAGCTGGAAGGCCACGCCCTGGTTGTCGATGATCGGGCGGCCGAACTGCTCGCGGGTCCTGGCGTACTCCAGCGCCTCCTCGTACGCCGCGCGGGCGGTGCCGACGGCCATGGCGCCGACGGCCGGGCGGGAAGCCTCGAAGGTGGCCATCGCGGCGTTCTTCACGCGCTCGCCGCCGCTCCGGGCTCGCTCGCGGGCGCGGGCCAGCCGCTCGTCGAGCTTCTCCTTGCCGCCGAGCAGGCAGTGGCCGGGGACCCGGACGTCCTCCAGGACGACCTCGGCGGTGTGCGAGGCGCGGATGCCGTGCTTCTTGAACTTCTGGCCCTGGGAGAGGCCCGGGGTGTTCGGCGGGACGATGAAGGAGGCGTGCCCCTTGGAGCCCAGCTCCGGGTCGACGACGGCGACCACGACGTGGACGCCGGCGATGCCGCCGTTGGTCGCCCAGGTCTTGGTGCCGTTGAGCACCCACTCGTCCTTGGCCCCGTCGTAGACGGCCCGGGTGCGCATCGAGGCGACGTCCGAGCCGGCGTCCGGTTCGGAGGAGCAGAAGGCGGCGACCTTGACGTCATCGGGGTCGCCGTACATCTGCGGGACCCAGGTGCCGATCTGCTCCTCGGTGCCGTTGGCCAGGACGCCGACGGCGGCGAGCCCGGTGCCCACGATGGACAGCGCGATGCCGGCGTCGCCCCAGAACAGCTCCTCCATGGCCATGGGGATGCCGAGGCCGGTGGGGTCGAAGAACTGCTGGGCGTAGAAGTCGAGGGAGTACAGCCCGATCTTGGCGGCTTCCTGGATGACGGGCCAGGGAGTCTCCTCGCGCTCGTCCCATTCGGCGGCGGCGGGGCGCATGACATCCGCGGCGAAGCCGTGAATCCAGTCACGGACTTCCTTCTGCTCGTCGTTGAGCTCCATGGTGAACTCGGCCATGTCCCCTCCAGTGGTGCGCGCATGCCAGATGTTACTTGCGGTAACCCGAGTCTGTTACTCGCCAGTAGATAATGTCAACTCCTCCGCGCGACCCAACCGGCGCCGCAGGGCATCCGCAGCGCGGTCCGAATCGGCCGCGGAGTTCGGGCCTTGCGCAGTTCGGGTGTTACGTTGCGCGAGCGCCACGGATTCACAAGGGTGGGGAGCACGACCATGGACAGCGAAGAGCACAGCGACACCACGCACAGCGGCACCACACACAGCGGCACCGCGCACGGCGAGGCCGGGCAGAGCGACCGGCAGCAGACCGCGACCGAGCGCAGACGGCGGGAACTCCTGGAGGCGGCCGAGCGCATCGTGCTGCGCGACGGCCCGGGGGCGTCGATGAACGCCATCGCCGCCGAGGCCGGTATCACCAAGCCGATCCTCTACCGGCACTTCGGCGACAAGGGCGGGCTCTACCGCGCCCTGGCCGTGCGGCACACCGACGCCCTGCTGGCCAACCTGCGCACCGCACTGGACGCCCCGGTCCTGCGCCGGGACCGGGTGGAGGCCACCCTCGACGCCTATCTGGTCGCCATCGAGGCCCGGCCGCAGGTCTACCGCTTCCTGATGCACCCGGCGGACGAGGACATGCCGTCGGAGTCCGGCTTCGACGTGGGACGGCACTCCGCCCCCCTGCTGCGCCGGCTCGGCGAGGAGCTGGCCACGGTGATCTCCGAACGGCTCGACCTGGGGTCGGACGGCGCGGAGCGGGCCCGGGTCTGGGGCCACGGCATCGTCGGCATGATGCACGCCGCCGGGGACTGGTGGCTGCGCGAACGCCCGTGCTCCCGCGAGCAGTTGGTGCGCCACCTGGCCGATCTGCTGTGGGGCCAGCTGGCCACCGTCCGGGACCTGGCGGACGGCCCCGGCTTCTGAGCCGTACCGGGGAGCAGTGTCGTACCGGGCGTACCGGGGACCTGCCCTATGCCGGGACGGTCCCCGCCGCCCACGGGGACCGCGCCGCCGCGCGCAGCGCCCGGCGGCGCCGGAACCCGGTGAGCCGGTCCAGGTAGAGGCCGCCTTCGAGGTGGTCGCACTCGTGCTGGAGGCAGCGGGCGAAGAACCCGGTGCCGGTCACGGTCACCGGCTCGCCGGTGACCGTGAGCCCTTCCACAACGGCGTGGTCGTGGCGCGGTGTGCCGGCCTCGATACCGGGCACCGAAAGGCAGCCCTCGGGTCCGCGGACGACCGGGCCGTCCGCCTCGACGAGCCGGGGGTTGACGAGGTGCCCCAGGTGGCGGCGCTCCTCGTCGTCCGGGCAGTCGTAGACGAACACCCGCAGCGGGACGCCGATCTGGTTGGCGGCCAGTCCCACCCCCTCGGCGGCGTACATTGTCGCGTACATGTCCTCGACCAGCGCTGCCAGCTCGCCGTCGAAGGCGGTGACGTCCTCGCAGGGCCCGGTGAGGGCGGGGTCGCCGAGGAGGCGCAGGGGGCGGACGCGGCCGGAACTGCCGGGGATGGTGCGGTGGCGCATGTGCCCCAGCGTACGGGCCGGGGCATACCGGATGGTGTCACACAGGTGGCGGAGTTCGGGCCTGCCGCCGGATCTCGATAGGCTGATCCCCGACCGAAGCCTCCGGCCGGCCGTCGGCCACGGAGGGGGCGTTCCACCGGCAGCCTGAGGCCAGGAGGGCGCCGGATGCAAGGAGGATCTAGGACGATGGCAGGCAACACGGAGCCGCTGTCGCCGCGGGCCAAGCTGGCCGTGACGGCCGGCAAGGCCGCGGCAGCGGTGTCGCGCGCGGCGGGCCGCGGCAGCGGATCGGTGATCGGCGGCCGGGTGGCACTCAAGCTCGACCCCGACCTGCTGGCCTCGTTGGCCAGGCATCTGGACGTGATCCTGGTGTCCGCCACCAACGGCAAGACCACCACGACGCGGCTGATCGCCGAGGCACTGCGGGCCAGCGGTCCGGTGGTCTCCAACGCGCTCGGCGCCAACATGCCGGCGGGGATCACCTCCGCCCTGGCGGGCGGCTCGGACGCCAAGTACGGCGTCATCGAGGTGGACGAGAAGTACCTCGCGGGAGTGGCACGGGATGTCACGCCGAAGGCCATAGCGCTGCTGAACCTCTCGCGGGACCAGCTCGACCGCGCCGCGGAGACCCGGATGCTGGCCGAGCGGTGGCGCGAGGGGCTGACCGGTTCCAAGGCCCTGATCATCGCCAACGCGGACGACCCGCTGATCGTCTGGGCGGCCTCGTCGTCCGCGAACGTGGTGTGGGTTGCGGCCGGGCAGGAGTGGAAGGACGACGCCTGGTCCTGCCCCTCGTGCGGCGGTGTGATGCAGCGGCCGGGCGACGACTGGTTCTGCGCCGAGTGCGGCTTCCGCCGCCCGACGCCCAGCTGGGCGCTCTCCGGCGACCACGTGCTCGACCCGCACGGCAGCGCCTGGCCGATCAAGCTCCAGCTGCCGGGCCGCGCCAACAAGGCGAACGCCACCACCTCCGCCGCCGTCGCCGCCGCCTTCGGCGTGCCGCCGCAGGTCGCGCTGGAGCGGATGTTCACCGTGCAGGCGGTGGCCGGCCGCTACGACGTGGTCGGCTTCATGGAGCGGGAGCTGCGGCTGCTGCTGGCGAAGAACCCGGCCGGCTGGCTGGAGACCTTCTCGCTGATCGACGGGCCGCCGACCCCGGTGATCATGTCCGTCAACGCGCGCGGCGCGGACGGCACGGACACCTCCTGGCTGTGGGACGTGGACTACACCCGGCTGGCCGGGCACCCGATCTTCGTGCTCGGTGACCGCAAGCTGGACCTGGCGGTGCGCCTGGAGGTCGCCGGGCTCGACTTCCAGGTGTGCGACAGCCTCGACGAGGCGGTACGGGTGGCGCCGCCCGGCCGTATCGAGGTCATCGCCAACTACACGGCCTTCCAGGACCTGCGCCGCCGTGTGGGCAACTAGTGCGATCCCACCGACCTCACGGACAAGGACGAGCGAGCATGAGTGACAACAGTCTGCGCCTGGTGTGGATCTACCCGGACCTGCTGAGCACCTACGGCGACCAGGGCAATGCGCTGGTGGTCGAGCGCCGGGCGCGCCAGCGCGGTCTGGACGTCCAGCGGGTGGACGTACGGTCCGACCAGCAGATCCCCACCTCCGGCGACATCTACCTGATCGGCGGCGGTGAGGACCGGCCGCAGCGGCTGGCGGCCGAACGGCTGATCCGCGACGGCGGCCTGGACCGCGCGGTCTCCAACGGCGCGATCGTCTTCTCGGTGTGCGCGGGCTACCAGATCCTGGGCCACGAGTTCATCAACGACCTCGGCGAGCGGCAGCAGGGCCTGGGGCTGCTGGACGTGGTGAGCACCCGCGGCGAGGGCGAACGGTGCGTCGGTGACGTACTGGCCGATATCGACCCGCAGTTGGGGCTGCCGCCGCTGACCGGCTTCGAGAACCACCAGGGCGTGACGCACCTGGGCCAGACCGCCCGGCCGTTCGCCAAGGTGCGCTTCGGCAACGGCAACGGGGTCGGCGACGGCTACGAGGGCGCGTGGAACGACACCGTCTTCGGTACGTACATGCACGGCCCGGTGATGGCCCGCAACCCGCATATCGCGGATCTGCTGATCAAGCTGGCGCTGGACGTCAACGCGCTGCCGCCGGCCGACGACACCTGGTACGAGGCGCTGCGCCAGGAGCGGATCGCGGCGGCGACGGCGCAGACCGCCTGAGCGGGCCGGCGACCACCGCGCGGAACCGGCCGGATACGGGGCGTTATGCCCCGCATCCGGCCGGTTCCGCGTTGTCGTGGGTGCGCGTCCGCAGTGCGGGCGTCCCTGTGCCGGGTGGCCGTGCGCTTGTAGGCTGGGCGGGATTCCCACCGGACGACGGGGTCCGGCCTCCGGTTGAGTTGCAGAGGGTTCTACGAGCAATGCGTATTGGTGTACTCACCTCCGGCGGCGACTGCCCCGGTCTGAACGCCGTCATCCGGTCCGTCGTCCACCGTGCCACCGCCGACCACGGTGATGAGGTGATCGGCTTCCGCGACGGCTGGAAGGGCCTGCTGGAGGGCGACTACCGCAAGCTCGACCTGGACGCGGTCGGTGGCATCCTGGCGCGCGGCGGCACCA
This window encodes:
- a CDS encoding GNAT family N-acetyltransferase, whose amino-acid sequence is MEIRPTTDKDLDVFVDTLHAAFGRFPETPAEGGGGVWWSALEMDRNLLAMAADGRPVGTAGAYSFELTLPGEILAPASGVSAVGVLPSHRRQGVLSAMMRHQLTELRARGEFLSVLLASEALIYGRFGYGPATYTQRLTVPRHQAAFAFPRARGTAGAVATGSDTGTVQLLPRAECGEILEEVYDRYRRAQPGALSRPHRWWALGAGQPPVSPAPRRVAVHRDADGAPNGYASYSVESGTLTVDETIATDDAVFTALARFVLGHDLVTQVVFKHVPPEHPLRWQLADLRAGQVSDGTDWLWVRLLDVPRALTARGWFTDGELVLDVDDPFLGEHGRYLLTVQDSKADCVPTDREPDLSLDVSDLGSVYLGGTAPSTLVRAGHIRAHRLGAATLADALFRAERSPHCLHWF
- a CDS encoding VOC family protein, which codes for MDITIHTSSLPHDDPDASLAFYRDVLGFEVRSDVGQGRMRWITVGPAGQPDTSILLAPPAADPGVTEDERRTIAEMMAKGTYGWILLATPDLDATFEKAQAGDAEVVQEPTEQPYGNRDCAFRDPAGNLVRIQELR
- a CDS encoding helix-turn-helix transcriptional regulator gives rise to the protein MCQPEWRRARVEAQRLTDLARLRRVRDRIDREYAQPLNVEALARGVNMSAGHLSRQFRAAYGESPYAYLMTRRIERATALLRRGDLSVTEVCFAVGCASLGTFTTRFTELVGMSPGAFRRRAADGAHGAHGAADRADAAGAAGDAGPAVTVEGMPACVAKQVTRPVRNREAPAAERPLA
- a CDS encoding glyoxalase, encoding MAMAITTSTASTAHLASVTLEVADPEAAHRFSTALGVDMHIRLRASEAHSTGFRGFTLALTVSQPASVDSFLGAAVDAGATVLKPAAKSLWGYGGVVQAPDGTIWKVATSAKKDTGPATREIDEIVLLLGVEDMKASKQFYVGRGLTVARSFGGKYTEFASGEAGPVKLALYKRRGLAKDLGVPADGTGSHRVVLGSTAGSFTDPDGFAWEAATPLTPAPSTASAPS
- a CDS encoding iron chaperone, with the protein product MQHTKSSAENSGTAAEQYNGFTAEERAAMKEHAQELKKAAVRRGSRAEKEAAAERDVLAKIAEMPEADRVLAERIHAVVKAAAPGLTPKLWYGMPAYARDGKVVCHFQSAQKFTSRYATLGFSDQAALDDGAMWPTAYALKELTAADEQRISALVKKAMG
- a CDS encoding acyl-CoA dehydrogenase family protein, which gives rise to MAEFTMELNDEQKEVRDWIHGFAADVMRPAAAEWDEREETPWPVIQEAAKIGLYSLDFYAQQFFDPTGLGIPMAMEELFWGDAGIALSIVGTGLAAVGVLANGTEEQIGTWVPQMYGDPDDVKVAAFCSSEPDAGSDVASMRTRAVYDGAKDEWVLNGTKTWATNGGIAGVHVVVAVVDPELGSKGHASFIVPPNTPGLSQGQKFKKHGIRASHTAEVVLEDVRVPGHCLLGGKEKLDERLARARERARSGGERVKNAAMATFEASRPAVGAMAVGTARAAYEEALEYARTREQFGRPIIDNQGVAFQLADMRTQIDAARLLVWRASWMATTGKPFTSAEGSMSKLYASEVAKKVTAQAVQILGGNGFTREYPVERMHRDAAIYTIFEGTSEIQRLVISRTLSGMPIR
- a CDS encoding TetR family transcriptional regulator, which encodes MDSEEHSDTTHSGTTHSGTAHGEAGQSDRQQTATERRRRELLEAAERIVLRDGPGASMNAIAAEAGITKPILYRHFGDKGGLYRALAVRHTDALLANLRTALDAPVLRRDRVEATLDAYLVAIEARPQVYRFLMHPADEDMPSESGFDVGRHSAPLLRRLGEELATVISERLDLGSDGAERARVWGHGIVGMMHAAGDWWLRERPCSREQLVRHLADLLWGQLATVRDLADGPGF
- the def gene encoding peptide deformylase; translation: MRHRTIPGSSGRVRPLRLLGDPALTGPCEDVTAFDGELAALVEDMYATMYAAEGVGLAANQIGVPLRVFVYDCPDDEERRHLGHLVNPRLVEADGPVVRGPEGCLSVPGIEAGTPRHDHAVVEGLTVTGEPVTVTGTGFFARCLQHECDHLEGGLYLDRLTGFRRRRALRAAARSPWAAGTVPA
- a CDS encoding MurT ligase domain-containing protein, whose translation is MAGNTEPLSPRAKLAVTAGKAAAAVSRAAGRGSGSVIGGRVALKLDPDLLASLARHLDVILVSATNGKTTTTRLIAEALRASGPVVSNALGANMPAGITSALAGGSDAKYGVIEVDEKYLAGVARDVTPKAIALLNLSRDQLDRAAETRMLAERWREGLTGSKALIIANADDPLIVWAASSSANVVWVAAGQEWKDDAWSCPSCGGVMQRPGDDWFCAECGFRRPTPSWALSGDHVLDPHGSAWPIKLQLPGRANKANATTSAAVAAAFGVPPQVALERMFTVQAVAGRYDVVGFMERELRLLLAKNPAGWLETFSLIDGPPTPVIMSVNARGADGTDTSWLWDVDYTRLAGHPIFVLGDRKLDLAVRLEVAGLDFQVCDSLDEAVRVAPPGRIEVIANYTAFQDLRRRVGN
- a CDS encoding type 1 glutamine amidotransferase → MSDNSLRLVWIYPDLLSTYGDQGNALVVERRARQRGLDVQRVDVRSDQQIPTSGDIYLIGGGEDRPQRLAAERLIRDGGLDRAVSNGAIVFSVCAGYQILGHEFINDLGERQQGLGLLDVVSTRGEGERCVGDVLADIDPQLGLPPLTGFENHQGVTHLGQTARPFAKVRFGNGNGVGDGYEGAWNDTVFGTYMHGPVMARNPHIADLLIKLALDVNALPPADDTWYEALRQERIAAATAQTA